One stretch of Ictalurus punctatus breed USDA103 chromosome 5, Coco_2.0, whole genome shotgun sequence DNA includes these proteins:
- the LOC108265256 gene encoding axonemal dynein light intermediate polypeptide 1-like: MFTESLLMYDTPVLVSKKTDESPKLQRKISGPDPCPPKPKSSSSDIIKQQTEELLNAMLPPREWRENDQLWVQKVSSTPCTRTDIIHLQEELDLKLQQRKANDTGVCPVRRELYTQCFDELVRQVTINCAERGLLLLRVRDEIRMTISSYQNLYESSVAFGMRKALEAEKEKSDNVKRIADLADELTELERQLNEKKAECEEMERQANEQRLVEEQKHAEEIESLKYTNLQIKDQLNTVITQM; encoded by the exons ATGTTTACCGAGTCTTTGCTGATGTACGACACCCCGGTGCTGGTGAGCAAGAAAACCGATGAATCACCAAAG CTTCAACGTAAGATCTCTGGTCCAGATCCATGTCCACCCAAACCCAAGAGCTCTTCATCTGATATCATCAAGCAGCAAACAGAGGAGCTTCTTAATGCCATGCTGCCACCAAG GGAATGGAGGGAGAACGATCAGCTGTGGGTACAGAAGGTGTCCAGCACGCCGTGCACCCGGACAGACATCATTCATCTGCAAGAGGAACTGGATCTCAAACTTCAGCAGAGAAAGGCTAACGATACGGGCGTTTGTCCTGTCCGCAGAGAGCTCTACACACAGTGCTTTG ATGAGCTCGTCAGACAAGTGACCATCAACTGTGCTGAGAGAGGACTGCTGCTTTTACGAGTGAGAGATGAGATTCGCATGACCATCTCGTCTTATCAGAACCTGTATGAGAGCAGCGTGGCCTTCGGCATGAGGAAAGCTCTGGAGGCTGAGAAAGAGAAGTCAGACAACGTCAAAAGG ATTGCAGACTTGGCGGATGAGCTGACTGAACTGGAAAGACAGTTGAATGAGAAGAAGGCTGAATGTGAGGAAATGGAGAGACAGGCAAATGAACAGCGACTGGTTGAAGAGCAGAAGCACGCTGAGGAGATCGAGTCTCTCAAATACACCAACCTGCAAATTAAG gaccaGTTGAATACAGTCATCACACAAATGTAG